In the genome of Bradyrhizobium arachidis, one region contains:
- a CDS encoding efflux RND transporter periplasmic adaptor subunit — protein sequence MNVSEYLKPAGTVLFVVVLGVGYYLFEHRHRPEAKETPGEALVIVTKSTNACFSDLVRVTGFFVPRREAVVVADQEGSRVTDVFVTEGTMVTENQELARLTPPPQIPGQPQRPGPQGPISLKAPAPGLVTEVRTIVGAPASPQAGPMFRIAVNNEIELDAQVPAVHMPKLSPGATVRISRDDAPDLIGRVRLVAPEIDRATQLGRVRISVTNNPSLKVGVFARASIDAKRSCGVAVPKTAIDHLTVQVVKGNIVETRKVRVGLTSDTATEILEGLEVGEIVVADAGSSLHDGDQIKTMFADELDRTRVR from the coding sequence ATGAACGTCTCCGAATATCTCAAACCCGCCGGAACCGTGTTGTTCGTCGTCGTACTCGGCGTCGGCTATTATCTGTTCGAGCATCGGCATCGTCCCGAGGCGAAGGAAACGCCGGGCGAGGCGCTCGTCATCGTGACGAAGTCGACCAATGCCTGCTTCTCCGACCTCGTGCGCGTGACCGGCTTCTTCGTGCCGCGCCGCGAGGCCGTCGTCGTCGCCGACCAGGAAGGCTCCAGGGTCACCGACGTCTTCGTCACCGAAGGCACCATGGTCACCGAAAACCAGGAGCTGGCGCGCCTGACCCCGCCGCCGCAGATTCCGGGTCAGCCGCAGCGGCCCGGTCCGCAAGGCCCGATCTCGCTCAAGGCGCCCGCGCCGGGCCTCGTCACCGAGGTCCGCACCATCGTCGGCGCGCCCGCTTCCCCGCAGGCCGGCCCGATGTTCCGCATCGCAGTCAACAACGAGATCGAGCTGGATGCGCAGGTCCCGGCCGTGCACATGCCCAAGCTCAGCCCCGGCGCGACGGTGCGCATCAGCCGCGACGACGCGCCCGACCTGATCGGCCGGGTCCGCCTGGTTGCGCCCGAGATCGACCGCGCCACCCAGCTCGGCCGCGTCCGCATCAGCGTCACCAACAATCCCTCGCTGAAGGTCGGCGTATTCGCCCGCGCCTCCATCGATGCCAAGCGAAGCTGCGGCGTCGCGGTTCCCAAGACCGCGATCGACCATCTCACCGTGCAGGTCGTCAAAGGCAACATCGTCGAGACGCGCAAGGTGCGGGTCGGGCTGACGTCCGACACCGCGACGGAAATCCTGGAAGGTCTCGAGGTCGGCGAGATCGTCGTGGCCGACGCCGGCTCTTCGCTGCATGACGGCGACCAGATCAAGACCATGTTCGCCGATGAACTCGATCGCACGCGGGTACGCTGA
- a CDS encoding OmpA family protein — protein MRFAAKGLTAILSVMAIGAALSLQAAPAVAGEDGNSKNVTEDEIVRALAPPPKKPLTRGLSIGAPQADPAPNAAETKLIQSVRGRSTRSLSSTEREEIASVAKDKPNIDLEITFDYNSANISAKSLPSVQALGRALTSADLKGSTFVVAGHTDAAGSEAYNQDLSERRADSIKRYLVEKYSISATDLVTVGYGKSKLKDPSQPMAEVNRRVQVVNMENKTTASK, from the coding sequence ATGAGATTTGCTGCAAAAGGACTTACCGCGATCCTGTCGGTCATGGCGATCGGCGCCGCGCTGTCGCTGCAGGCCGCACCCGCCGTCGCCGGCGAAGACGGCAACAGCAAGAACGTCACCGAAGACGAGATCGTCCGCGCGCTGGCCCCTCCGCCGAAGAAGCCGCTGACCCGCGGCCTCTCGATTGGCGCTCCGCAGGCAGATCCCGCGCCGAACGCGGCGGAGACCAAGCTGATCCAGTCCGTGCGCGGCCGCTCGACCCGCTCGCTGTCGTCGACCGAGCGCGAGGAAATCGCGTCAGTCGCCAAGGACAAGCCGAACATCGATCTCGAGATCACGTTCGACTACAACTCCGCCAATATCAGCGCCAAGTCGCTGCCCTCGGTGCAGGCGCTCGGCCGCGCGCTGACCAGCGCCGACCTGAAGGGCTCGACCTTCGTGGTCGCCGGCCACACCGACGCTGCCGGCAGCGAGGCCTACAACCAGGACCTCTCGGAGCGCCGCGCGGACTCGATCAAGCGCTATCTGGTCGAAAAATACAGCATCTCCGCGACCGACCTCGTCACGGTCGGCTACGGCAAGAGCAAGCTGAAGGATCCGAGCCAGCCGATGGCGGAGGTCAACCGCCGCGTGCAGGTCGTCAATATGGAAAACAAGACCACCGCATCGAAGTGA
- a CDS encoding caspase family protein produces the protein MKIRFLVLLSLLISLVPAAPSLAAGDRYALIIGNAKYPDADAPLKEPINDARDVADELKRDGFSVEIGENLTGDGMRRAFEKLYGKIKPGSVALVFFSGFGIQSARQSYMLPVDAQIWTESDVRRDGFSLETVLGELNTRGAGVKIALVDASRRNPFERRFRSFSAGLTPVIAPNGTLVMYSAALASVVSDAGGEHSLFVQELLKEIRVPDLMAEETLNRTKMGVTRASRGEQVPWISSSLAEDFSFIPGAGGSRPTTTPPPAPPAPPVVANNPPPAPPAPPSPPPPPKPADTVAAPAPAPAPPPTPAPAPSPKPQVEAALPPPPPPAKPAETTPAPSVDSGPSAAALAEDPTIKGLTAKIAANPDDVNALYRRGQVYASKGAYNLAIKDFDDTLRINSKDVEALNNRCWTRTVVGDLQGALKDCNEALRLRPNFVDALDSRGLVNLKSGAVKNAIADFDAALRINPRLTSSLYGRGLAKQRNGSAQEGALDIANAKAMDPNIVQEFASYGVR, from the coding sequence ATGAAAATTCGCTTTCTCGTTCTTCTGTCCCTCCTCATTTCGCTTGTCCCGGCTGCGCCGTCCCTGGCCGCCGGCGACCGCTATGCGCTGATCATCGGCAACGCCAAATATCCGGATGCGGATGCCCCGCTGAAGGAACCGATCAACGACGCGCGCGACGTTGCCGACGAGCTCAAGCGCGATGGCTTTTCCGTGGAGATCGGCGAGAACCTGACCGGCGACGGCATGCGCCGCGCCTTCGAGAAGCTCTATGGCAAGATCAAGCCCGGATCGGTGGCGCTGGTGTTCTTCAGCGGCTTCGGCATCCAGTCGGCGCGCCAAAGCTACATGCTGCCGGTCGATGCGCAGATCTGGACCGAATCCGACGTGCGCCGCGACGGTTTCAGCCTCGAGACCGTGCTCGGCGAGCTCAACACCCGCGGTGCCGGCGTCAAGATCGCGCTGGTCGATGCGTCCAGGCGCAATCCGTTCGAGCGCCGGTTCCGCAGTTTCTCGGCGGGCCTCACCCCGGTGATCGCGCCGAACGGCACGCTGGTGATGTATTCGGCGGCGCTGGCTTCGGTGGTGTCGGACGCCGGCGGCGAGCACAGCCTGTTCGTGCAGGAACTGCTCAAGGAGATCCGCGTCCCCGACCTGATGGCGGAGGAGACGCTGAACCGCACCAAGATGGGTGTCACCCGCGCCTCGCGCGGCGAGCAGGTGCCGTGGATATCCTCTTCCCTGGCCGAAGATTTTTCGTTCATTCCGGGAGCCGGCGGATCGCGCCCGACAACGACGCCACCGCCCGCGCCTCCCGCTCCGCCCGTCGTCGCCAACAACCCGCCGCCGGCACCACCGGCGCCGCCCTCACCACCTCCGCCGCCGAAGCCGGCCGACACGGTTGCAGCGCCCGCGCCTGCTCCTGCGCCTCCCCCTACGCCCGCACCGGCGCCCTCGCCGAAGCCGCAGGTCGAGGCCGCCCTACCCCCGCCGCCACCACCGGCGAAGCCGGCCGAGACAACCCCCGCCCCGAGCGTGGATAGCGGGCCGAGCGCGGCCGCTTTGGCTGAGGATCCCACCATCAAGGGCCTGACCGCCAAGATCGCCGCCAATCCTGATGACGTGAACGCGCTGTACCGGCGCGGCCAGGTCTATGCCAGCAAGGGTGCCTACAACCTCGCCATCAAGGATTTCGACGACACGCTGCGGATCAACTCGAAGGACGTCGAGGCACTGAACAACCGCTGCTGGACCCGCACCGTGGTCGGCGACCTCCAGGGCGCTCTGAAGGATTGCAACGAGGCGCTGCGGCTGCGGCCGAATTTCGTCGATGCGCTGGACAGCCGGGGGCTCGTCAACCTCAAATCGGGCGCGGTGAAGAACGCCATCGCCGATTTCGACGCGGCCTTGCGGATCAACCCGCGCCTGACCTCCTCGCTCTACGGGCGGGGGCTCGCCAAGCAGCGCAACGGCTCGGCCCAGGAAGGCGCGCTCGACATCGCCAATGCCAAGGCGATGGATCCGAACATCGTTCAGGAATTCGCAAGCTACGGAGTACGCTAG
- a CDS encoding N-acyl homoserine lactonase family protein: MGNAYEIYALRYATMSPRTPNMNFLAPDPHDSAAQDLDYFVWLIRGKGRDILVDTGFNAEEASARARKLTLNPVDALERFGVAASAIADIIVTHLHYDHAGNLDRFSNARFHLQEREMAYATGRCMCNGLLRHPFTVEHVTQMVRHVYGERVTFYSGDGEVAPGVTVHRVGGHSDGLQVVKVETARGPVVLASDAAHYYANLQRRSPFPIVYNVGDMAAGWETIERLAGHPDRFIPGHDPIVTEIYPRASDKVDAWALHLPPTRSFAK, translated from the coding sequence ATGGGAAACGCCTACGAAATCTACGCGCTGCGCTATGCGACGATGTCGCCGCGCACCCCCAACATGAACTTCCTGGCCCCGGACCCGCATGACAGCGCGGCGCAGGACCTCGACTATTTCGTCTGGCTGATCCGAGGGAAGGGCCGCGACATCCTGGTCGATACCGGCTTCAATGCCGAGGAGGCGAGCGCGCGGGCGCGCAAGCTGACGCTGAATCCGGTCGATGCGCTGGAGCGCTTCGGTGTCGCTGCGTCAGCCATTGCCGACATCATCGTGACGCATCTGCATTACGACCATGCCGGCAATCTCGACCGTTTCTCGAACGCGCGCTTCCATCTTCAGGAGCGCGAGATGGCTTACGCAACCGGCCGCTGCATGTGCAACGGCCTGCTGCGACATCCATTCACGGTCGAGCACGTCACGCAGATGGTGCGCCATGTCTATGGTGAGCGCGTCACGTTTTATTCCGGCGACGGCGAGGTCGCACCCGGCGTCACCGTGCATCGTGTCGGGGGCCATTCGGACGGCTTACAGGTGGTCAAGGTCGAGACCGCGCGCGGGCCGGTGGTGCTCGCGTCCGACGCCGCGCACTACTACGCCAATCTCCAGCGCAGGAGCCCGTTCCCGATCGTCTACAATGTCGGCGACATGGCGGCGGGCTGGGAAACGATCGAGCGTCTCGCCGGGCATCCTGATCGATTCATTCCCGGTCATGATCCGATCGTGACGGAAATCTATCCGCGCGCCAGTGACAAGGTCGATGCCTGGGCGCTGCATCTGCCGCCGACAAGGTCGTTTGCGAAATGA
- a CDS encoding methyltransferase domain-containing protein, whose protein sequence is MLLAALAATRAYAADIGHLAPPGVAANEFPSPQRPVARIVSPRRSAEERRDALNEAGQIARILELKPGMTVGDIGAGGGYHTVRLSHLVGPAGSVIAQDVTRDYLIELARRTELLKLTNVQFALGEPHDPRLPASSLDAAILVHMYHEIAQPYAFLYNLAPALKPGTWVGIVDLELPTSKHGTPIALLRCELSAVGYREVATYKLAGDGGYLAIFSPPELAARKSPRDIVACGDPADTR, encoded by the coding sequence ATGCTCCTTGCGGCGCTTGCCGCGACTCGCGCATACGCCGCTGACATAGGTCATCTGGCTCCCCCCGGAGTCGCTGCAAACGAGTTTCCCTCACCACAGCGTCCTGTTGCACGGATCGTCAGCCCACGCCGTTCCGCCGAAGAGCGCCGCGACGCCCTCAATGAGGCCGGTCAAATCGCACGTATTCTCGAACTGAAACCAGGCATGACAGTCGGCGACATTGGAGCCGGCGGTGGCTACCACACGGTCAGGCTCTCGCACCTCGTCGGACCCGCCGGCTCTGTCATTGCCCAGGACGTCACGCGGGATTACCTCATCGAACTCGCCAGGCGAACAGAACTTCTGAAGTTGACGAACGTGCAATTCGCACTCGGCGAACCACACGACCCGCGTCTGCCCGCTTCCTCACTGGATGCCGCAATCCTTGTGCATATGTATCACGAGATAGCCCAACCCTATGCCTTCCTCTACAATCTTGCGCCCGCCTTGAAGCCGGGTACGTGGGTTGGAATTGTCGATCTCGAGCTTCCGACGTCGAAGCATGGCACGCCAATTGCGCTCTTGCGCTGCGAATTGAGTGCCGTCGGCTATCGCGAGGTCGCCACATATAAGCTCGCAGGCGACGGAGGATACCTGGCGATATTCTCTCCGCCGGAGCTAGCGGCTCGAAAATCTCCCCGCGATATTGTCGCTTGTGGGGATCCTGCCGACACTCGTTGA
- a CDS encoding MarR family winged helix-turn-helix transcriptional regulator, producing the protein MARTSSDIALKTRQADEASPRPKARLDLFKFVPFRLNRLAAEVSAALSVEYQERHGLDIPAWRVIATLGFRNDACSAQYISQCTRTHKSTISRAVTTLLNAQLIERVENEADRREFRLQLTKKGRALYEELFPQLLRREDEILACLSAQERKQLSALLGKIEESLDLIQTSEEADAKQAY; encoded by the coding sequence TTGGCGAGGACATCCAGCGACATCGCGCTGAAGACGCGGCAAGCCGACGAGGCTTCACCGCGACCGAAGGCGCGCCTCGATCTGTTCAAGTTCGTGCCGTTCCGCCTCAACCGGCTCGCGGCGGAAGTCAGTGCCGCGCTGTCGGTCGAATATCAGGAGCGTCACGGCCTCGACATTCCGGCCTGGCGCGTGATCGCCACGCTCGGCTTCCGCAACGATGCCTGCAGTGCGCAGTACATCTCGCAATGCACCCGCACGCACAAATCCACCATCAGCCGCGCGGTGACCACGCTGCTGAATGCGCAATTGATCGAGCGCGTCGAGAACGAAGCCGACCGGCGCGAATTTCGCCTGCAACTGACGAAGAAGGGCCGCGCGCTCTATGAAGAGCTGTTCCCGCAGCTGCTGCGGCGGGAAGACGAGATCCTCGCCTGCCTCTCCGCGCAGGAGCGCAAGCAACTGTCCGCGCTTCTCGGCAAGATCGAGGAGAGCCTCGATCTGATCCAGACCAGCGAAGAGGCCGACGCGAAGCAGGCGTATTAG
- a CDS encoding FAD-dependent oxidoreductase gives MAQANTQKAKTQFGYRRHPDQDRPGPNPAEHPVVVVGAGPVGLSLAIDLAQRGQRVVLLDDADRIGEGSRAICFSKRSLEYWDRLGVADRMVEKGVVWSVGRIFHGESQLYQFNLLPEDGHKRPAFINLQQYYAEAYLVDRIGDLPAIDLRWRNKVTALESRNDSVALTIDTPEGAYRLHAQYVVACDGARSSLRQMVGAEFAGQVFEDQFLIADVKMTAEFPTERWFWFDPPFHAGRSALLHRQPDDVWRIDLQLNRYADPVVEKKPENVRPRIARMLGHDKFDFEWISLYKFQCRRMDRFIHGRVIFAGDSAHQVSPFGARGANSGLEDAENLSWKLDRVLRGTSPASLLESYHLERSFAADENIRESTRSTDFMAPNSHQEARLRKAVLSLAKETEFGKRMVNGGRLSVPCSYDSPLSSPDADAWRGGPSPGCSMLDAPVAGEQAYLTDAFRKGGTDFTLLSFRNGAAIDAPGGLKDIRVGGEGGLADPQGLVAKRYDAAPGAAYLLRPDGYVAARFRHPTREAIAAALSRATGVN, from the coding sequence ATGGCGCAGGCCAATACGCAAAAGGCCAAAACCCAGTTCGGCTATCGCCGCCACCCCGACCAGGATCGCCCCGGCCCAAATCCGGCCGAGCATCCGGTGGTGGTCGTCGGCGCCGGCCCGGTGGGGCTGTCGCTGGCGATCGATCTCGCCCAGCGCGGCCAGCGCGTCGTCCTTCTGGATGATGCCGACCGCATCGGCGAGGGCTCGCGCGCGATCTGCTTCTCGAAGCGTTCGCTCGAATATTGGGACCGGCTCGGTGTCGCCGACCGCATGGTCGAGAAGGGCGTGGTCTGGAGCGTCGGCCGCATCTTTCATGGCGAGTCCCAGCTCTATCAGTTCAACCTGCTGCCCGAGGACGGTCATAAGCGGCCGGCCTTCATCAACCTCCAGCAATATTACGCCGAGGCCTATCTGGTCGACCGCATCGGCGATCTGCCCGCGATCGACCTGCGCTGGCGCAACAAGGTGACGGCGCTGGAGAGCCGCAACGATTCCGTGGCGCTGACGATTGATACGCCGGAGGGCGCCTATCGCCTGCACGCGCAATATGTCGTCGCCTGCGACGGGGCGCGCTCCTCGTTGCGGCAGATGGTCGGCGCCGAGTTTGCCGGCCAGGTGTTCGAGGATCAGTTCCTGATCGCCGACGTCAAGATGACGGCGGAATTCCCGACCGAGCGCTGGTTCTGGTTCGATCCGCCGTTCCATGCGGGACGCTCGGCGCTGCTGCACCGGCAGCCCGACGATGTCTGGCGCATCGACCTCCAGCTCAATCGCTACGCCGATCCCGTGGTCGAGAAGAAGCCGGAGAACGTGCGGCCGCGGATCGCGCGCATGCTCGGCCACGACAAGTTCGATTTCGAGTGGATCTCGCTCTACAAATTCCAGTGCCGGCGGATGGACCGCTTCATCCACGGCCGCGTGATCTTTGCCGGCGATTCCGCGCATCAGGTCTCGCCGTTCGGCGCACGCGGCGCAAACTCGGGGCTCGAGGACGCCGAGAATCTCTCCTGGAAGCTCGACCGCGTACTCCGTGGCACTTCGCCGGCGAGCCTGCTCGAGAGCTACCATCTCGAACGGAGCTTCGCGGCGGACGAAAACATCCGCGAATCCACCCGCTCGACCGATTTCATGGCGCCGAACTCGCATCAGGAGGCGCGGCTGCGCAAGGCGGTGCTGTCGCTCGCCAAGGAGACCGAGTTCGGCAAGCGTATGGTCAATGGCGGCCGGCTCTCGGTGCCGTGCAGCTATGACTCGCCGCTGTCATCGCCCGACGCAGATGCGTGGCGCGGTGGCCCGTCTCCCGGCTGTTCCATGCTCGACGCCCCCGTTGCCGGCGAGCAGGCCTATCTGACCGATGCGTTCCGCAAAGGTGGAACGGATTTCACCTTGCTGTCGTTCAGGAACGGAGCGGCGATCGATGCGCCGGGAGGCCTGAAGGATATTCGCGTCGGTGGCGAGGGCGGACTTGCCGATCCCCAGGGCCTGGTCGCAAAGCGCTACGACGCCGCGCCGGGCGCAGCCTACCTGCTCAGGCCCGATGGCTATGTCGCGGCGCGCTTCCGCCATCCGACGCGCGAGGCGATTGCGGCGGCGCTGTCGCGCGCCACAGGCGTCAATTGA
- a CDS encoding DUF2783 domain-containing protein: MPLSTSSNFARPDDAFRAIVEAHRGLTEEQSADFDAALVLILANHIGDIDVLREAIRLAKRRMIDGQQQQQQQQ, translated from the coding sequence ATGCCGCTTTCGACCAGCTCGAACTTCGCACGCCCCGACGACGCCTTCCGCGCCATCGTCGAGGCGCATCGCGGTCTCACCGAGGAGCAGAGCGCCGATTTCGACGCGGCGCTGGTGCTGATCCTCGCCAACCATATCGGCGACATCGACGTGCTGCGCGAGGCGATTCGGCTCGCGAAGCGCCGCATGATCGACGGCCAGCAGCAACAACAGCAACAACAATAA
- a CDS encoding MBL fold metallo-hydrolase encodes MAKNFASTGDLSEKKITFSEIGTDLYAFTAEGDPNTAIIVGDDGCLVFDAQSTPAMANKVIERVKAVTDKPIKYVVLSHYHAVRVLGASAYKAQGIVASQETHRLIAERGQQDWDSEYGRFPRLFQDAASIPGLTWPTLTFEGEMSIYLGKREVRLMQLGAGHTSGDIVAWVPDAEVMFSGDLIEYHSACYCGDAHLREWPLTLNEIRNFNPKAIAPGRGDALKGVGTVREAIAMTRDFVTSLYGAAEISVAKGRTLKESMAATREVMDPKFSSFAIYEHCLPFNVSRAYDEASGIDDPVIWTDKRDQEMWAALQGGG; translated from the coding sequence ATGGCGAAGAACTTCGCATCCACCGGCGATCTCTCCGAAAAGAAGATCACCTTCTCCGAGATCGGCACCGATCTCTACGCCTTCACCGCCGAGGGCGATCCGAACACCGCAATCATCGTCGGCGATGACGGCTGCCTCGTGTTCGACGCGCAATCGACGCCGGCGATGGCGAACAAGGTGATCGAGCGCGTCAAAGCCGTCACCGACAAGCCGATCAAATATGTCGTGCTGTCGCACTATCACGCCGTGCGCGTGCTTGGCGCCTCCGCCTACAAGGCGCAAGGCATCGTGGCCTCGCAGGAGACCCATCGGCTGATCGCCGAACGCGGCCAGCAGGATTGGGATTCCGAATACGGCCGCTTCCCGCGCCTGTTCCAGGATGCTGCCAGCATTCCCGGCCTGACCTGGCCGACGCTGACCTTCGAAGGCGAGATGTCGATCTATCTAGGCAAGCGCGAGGTGCGGCTGATGCAGCTCGGCGCGGGTCACACCTCGGGCGACATCGTCGCCTGGGTGCCGGATGCCGAGGTGATGTTCTCCGGCGACCTCATCGAATATCACTCGGCCTGCTATTGCGGCGATGCGCATTTGCGCGAATGGCCGCTGACGCTGAACGAGATCCGCAACTTCAATCCCAAGGCGATCGCACCAGGCCGCGGCGATGCGCTGAAGGGCGTTGGCACGGTGCGCGAGGCCATCGCGATGACGCGTGACTTCGTCACCTCGCTTTATGGCGCGGCCGAGATCTCGGTCGCCAAGGGACGTACGCTGAAGGAATCGATGGCGGCGACGCGCGAGGTGATGGACCCGAAGTTTTCCAGCTTCGCCATCTACGAGCACTGCCTGCCGTTCAACGTGTCGCGTGCCTATGACGAGGCGTCGGGGATCGACGATCCCGTGATCTGGACCGACAAGCGCGACCAGGAAATGTGGGCCGCCCTGCAAGGAGGAGGATAG
- the hmgA gene encoding homogentisate 1,2-dioxygenase, translated as MNINTSPDQIVRSSAQVTPGYMSGFGNSFETEALPGALPIGRNSPQRCAYGLYAEQLSGSPFTAPRGTNERSWLYRIRPSVKHSGRFEKVDAGLWRSAPCHEHDLPIAQLRWDPTPLPKEEVTFLQGVQTMATAGDVNTQAGMAAHVYLITKSMVDQHFYNADGELLFVLQQGNLRLATEFGRIDAEPGEIIVIPRGVKFRVEIPNGPARGYLCENYGGAFTLPERGPIGANCLANARDFLTPVANYEDKDTPTELFVKWGGSLFKTTLPHSPIDVVAWHGNYAPYKYDLRAFSPVGAISFDHPDPSIFTVLTSPSETAGTANIDFVIFPERWMVADNTFRPPWYHMNIMSEFMGLIYGVYDAKPQGFVPGGISLHNCMLPHGPDRDAFEHASNGELKPVKLTGTMAFMFETRYPQRVTEHAAKSSTLQDDYADCWKGLEKRFDPNKP; from the coding sequence ATGAACATCAATACCTCGCCTGATCAGATCGTCCGCAGCTCGGCGCAGGTGACGCCGGGCTACATGTCCGGCTTCGGCAACAGTTTTGAGACCGAGGCGCTGCCGGGCGCGCTGCCGATCGGCCGCAACTCGCCGCAGCGCTGCGCCTACGGCCTCTATGCCGAGCAACTGTCGGGCTCGCCCTTCACCGCACCGCGCGGCACCAACGAGCGCTCCTGGCTTTATCGCATCCGTCCCTCGGTGAAGCATTCCGGGCGCTTCGAGAAGGTCGATGCCGGCCTGTGGCGCTCGGCGCCGTGCCATGAACACGACCTGCCGATCGCGCAGCTGCGCTGGGACCCGACGCCGCTGCCGAAGGAGGAGGTGACGTTCCTCCAGGGCGTGCAGACCATGGCCACGGCGGGGGATGTGAACACGCAGGCAGGCATGGCCGCGCATGTCTATCTCATCACCAAGTCGATGGTGGACCAGCACTTCTACAATGCCGACGGCGAACTGCTGTTCGTGCTCCAGCAGGGCAATTTGCGCCTCGCCACCGAGTTCGGCCGCATCGATGCCGAGCCCGGCGAGATCATCGTGATCCCGCGCGGCGTGAAGTTCCGCGTCGAGATTCCGAACGGGCCTGCGCGCGGCTATCTCTGCGAAAACTACGGCGGCGCCTTCACGTTGCCGGAGCGCGGGCCGATCGGCGCCAATTGCCTCGCCAATGCGCGCGACTTCTTGACGCCGGTCGCAAACTACGAGGACAAGGACACGCCGACCGAGCTGTTCGTGAAATGGGGCGGCTCGCTGTTCAAGACGACCCTGCCGCATTCGCCGATCGACGTCGTCGCCTGGCACGGCAATTACGCGCCCTACAAATACGATCTGCGCGCGTTCTCGCCGGTCGGCGCGATCAGCTTCGACCATCCCGATCCGTCGATCTTCACGGTGCTGACCTCGCCGTCCGAGACTGCGGGCACGGCGAATATCGATTTCGTGATCTTCCCCGAGCGCTGGATGGTCGCCGACAACACCTTCCGGCCGCCGTGGTATCACATGAACATCATGAGCGAGTTCATGGGCCTGATCTACGGCGTCTACGATGCCAAGCCGCAAGGCTTCGTGCCCGGCGGCATCTCACTGCACAATTGCATGCTGCCGCACGGCCCCGATCGCGACGCGTTCGAGCACGCCAGCAACGGCGAGCTGAAGCCGGTGAAGCTGACCGGCACCATGGCCTTCATGTTCGAAACCCGCTATCCGCAGCGCGTCACGGAGCATGCCGCGAAGTCCTCGACACTCCAGGATGATTACGCGGATTGCTGGAAGGGCCTGGAGAAACGGTTCGATCCGAACAAGCCGTAA
- the fahA gene encoding fumarylacetoacetase, with product MPHPNDPSLRSFIEVDPASDFPIQNLPYGVFSTAANPTPRVGVAIGNYVLDLWELEQDSRLDVGLLGVFSGPSLNSFMALGPKVWTRTRARISELLRADYPELRDNEELRKQALVPMRDARLHLPFAVSGYTDFYSSKEHATNVGVMFRGKDNALQPNWLHMPIAYNGRASTVVVSGTKVKRPRGQLKPPNVDVPSFGPCKRLDFELEMGVVVGQPSPMGGMLTESQAEEMIFGFVLLNDWSARDIQQWEYVPLGPFLAKAFATSISPWVVTREALESFRLNGPEQEPVPLDYLKQAGPQNYDVELDVSLRAAGANAPASISRTNFKYMYWSSVQQLMHHASSGCAMNVGDLLGSGTISGPEKSQRGSLLEISWNGTEPAELPGGAKRSFLEDGDSLVMRGWCQGNGYRVGFGEVEGTILAAE from the coding sequence ATGCCCCACCCCAACGACCCCAGCCTCCGCTCCTTCATCGAGGTCGATCCCGCCTCCGATTTCCCGATCCAGAACCTGCCCTATGGCGTGTTCTCGACCGCGGCCAATCCGACGCCGCGGGTTGGCGTCGCCATCGGCAATTACGTGCTCGATCTCTGGGAGCTCGAGCAGGATTCGCGACTCGACGTCGGGCTGCTCGGCGTGTTCTCCGGGCCCTCGCTCAATTCCTTCATGGCGCTCGGACCGAAAGTCTGGACCAGGACGCGCGCGCGCATCAGCGAGCTGTTGCGTGCGGATTATCCCGAGCTGCGCGACAACGAGGAGCTGCGGAAGCAGGCGCTGGTGCCGATGCGAGATGCAAGATTGCATCTGCCGTTCGCAGTGTCCGGCTACACCGACTTCTATTCCTCGAAGGAGCACGCCACCAATGTCGGCGTGATGTTCCGCGGCAAGGACAATGCGTTGCAGCCGAACTGGCTGCACATGCCGATCGCCTATAACGGCCGCGCCTCCACCGTCGTGGTCTCCGGCACCAAGGTGAAGCGCCCGCGCGGGCAGCTGAAGCCGCCGAATGTGGACGTGCCGAGCTTCGGTCCGTGCAAGCGGCTCGATTTCGAGCTGGAGATGGGCGTCGTGGTCGGTCAGCCTTCGCCGATGGGCGGCATGCTCACGGAGAGCCAGGCCGAAGAGATGATCTTCGGCTTCGTGCTGCTCAACGACTGGAGCGCGCGCGACATCCAGCAATGGGAGTATGTCCCGCTCGGGCCGTTCCTGGCGAAAGCGTTCGCGACCTCGATCAGTCCGTGGGTGGTGACACGCGAGGCGCTGGAGTCGTTCCGCCTGAACGGGCCGGAGCAGGAGCCCGTGCCGCTGGATTATCTCAAGCAGGCGGGGCCACAGAACTACGATGTCGAGCTCGACGTCTCCTTGCGCGCCGCCGGTGCCAACGCGCCTGCCAGCATCAGCCGCACCAATTTCAAATACATGTACTGGTCCTCGGTGCAGCAGTTGATGCACCACGCCTCCTCCGGCTGCGCCATGAATGTCGGCGATCTCCTCGGCAGCGGCACCATCTCAGGTCCCGAGAAGAGCCAGCGCGGCAGCCTGCTCGAGATCAGCTGGAACGGCACCGAGCCGGCCGAGCTGCCCGGTGGCGCCAAGCGTTCGTTCCTCGAAGACGGCGACAGCCTCGTGATGCGCGGCTGGTGTCAGGGCAACGGCTATCGCGTCGGGTTCGGCGAGGTCGAAGGGACGATTCTGGCGGCGGAGTAA